A region of the Myxococcus stipitatus DSM 14675 genome:
GCCAAGGTGGGCTGGCGCATGCGCTTCCTGCGCGTGGAGGACATCGACTACCTGGAGGCGGAGGGGAACTATGTCTCCGTCCACCAGGGCAAGCAGTCCTACCTCACGCGCGAGACGATGAACGCGCTGGAGGAGAAGCTGGACCCGAAGGACTTCGTGCGGGCGCACCGCTCGCTCATCGTCCGCCTGGACCGCATCGAGGAAGTCGAGCCCTTGGGGCCGGGAGAGATGGTGCTCACGCTGCGCGATGGCACCAAGCTGACGTCGGGCCGCAGCTACCGCGCCAGGCTCCAGCGCGCCTTGGACTTGCCGACGTGAGCGTGCGCCGGGGTTGAAGTCCACCGTTGACCCCGGAACCTCCACTGTTCGTCACATCCTCATCGGTCATCGCGCGGCGCCGGGCGACTGTGTCTCCAACAAAGGAGACGTCGCATGCACTCGTTCACCTCGAAGAAGTCGTGGTCCGTTGGCCTTGTCGCCGCCATGTCCTCGCTGTCCATGGCCTGCGCCGCGCAGGAGCCGGAGTCCGCCAAGGTGGCGGAGGCGCTCGGTGCACAGGGCGTGTCCAGTGAGGCCCTGTGGGGCCTGACCTGCCCCACGGGTGGCAGCATGTTCGCCCCCGGAGAGGTCTCCCTGCCGGAGCGCTCCGAGTACCGCCTCACGTTCTCCGCGGACGGCAACACCGCGTACTACCACGTGGATGCCGCGGAGGCGCCGTTCCAGGCCATCTACGAGACGCACAAGGTGAATGGCCACTTCACCCCGGGACAGATGGTGTCCTTCTCCGGCACGTACCTGGACACCGACCCGTTCCTGTCCCCGGATGGCCAGTCGCTGTTCTTCTCGTCCACGCGCCCCATCACCGGCACCGAGGAGCGTCCGGACTCCGACCTGTGGGTGGTGCACAAGCTCGCGGACGGAAGCTGGGGTGCGCCGCAGCACCTGGGCCCCAACATCAACTCGGACCGCATGGAGCTGTACGTCAGCGCGGACCGCGCGGGGAACCTGTACTACGCGAGCGGCACGTTCGACTCGGACTTCAACATCTACCGCGCGGAGCGCCGCGGCCCCGGTTACGCCCCCGCGCAGAAGCTGCCCATCGCCATCAACAGCGATGACTTCTGGGAGTACAACTCGCACATCTCCGCGGATGGCCGGGTGCTCATCTTCGCCTCGCTGAACCGTCCCGAGGGCCACGGCCTGGGAGACTTGTACGCCAGCCTCAACCTGGGCGGTGGCCGGTGGACGAAGGCCATCAACCTGGGGCCCAAGGTGAACACGGAGAAGGACGAGTTCCACCCGTCGCTGAGCGTGGACGGACGCCGCCTCTACTTCGTGCGCCAGACGTGGAACCCGTTCGTGCCGTCGGACTTCTACGAGCTGGATACCTACTGCCTGCTGTTCCAGTGATGGCCGGGGCGCGGCGCTTTGGGGAGTGACGCGCCCGGGTTGTCATGTCGAGAAGCGGGGCGGGCGGAAGGTGACAGGGGACGCCTTCCGTCCGCTCCGCTGTTGTGCTTGCTACGTCGCTACTTCGCGGGGCGAGTCCTGCTGGCGGCGGCGCGGGCCGCGTACTCACCGGGCGCGCAGCCCACCAGCGCCTTGAAGTCGCGGATGAAGTGAGACTGGTCGAAGTAGCCCAGCTGGAGCGCCAGGGTCGCCATGTCGGGTGCGTCGGGGCGCGCGAGCTGCTCGGCGGCTTCGTGGAGCCGGTAGCGCTGGAGGACCCACTTGGGGCTGACGCCCACCGCCGCGCGGAAGCGCCGCTGGAGGTTGCGAGGCTCCATCCCCGCGAGCTCCGCCACCTGCTCCATGCGCGTGAGGGATGCATCCTGCGCGAGCCGCTCCACGAGGTCTCGCAAGCGAGCGATGAGCGGCGGCATGGGCGGAAGGCGGGGCCGGAGGAAGTCCTGGGCCTGGGCCACGCACCTGTGCAGGTCCGGCTCCGTGAGGAGCGTGGCCTTCAGCGCATCGCTCTCGGGGCCGAACACGGAGCGCAGGCTCACCGTGCGGTCCGTCAGCGTGGACAGCGGCTTGCCCAGCACGGGCTGGAAGGCGGCGGGGCGGAACTTGATGCCGAAGACGCGCGCGTGTCCTCGCAGCCACTGGCGGAAGCGGCGCGAGTGGACGCCGGCGATTCGCGCCTGACCCTTCTCGAAGACGAGGTGGATGCAGGGGTGGGGGAGTGTCTCGGCGAGCAGCGGGGGCTCGCCGCGCAGGTCCCAGCGCACGATCCAGAAGTGCTGGATGTACGGCTCCAGGTCCGGGGCGGGGGCGAAGCGCTCATGCGCCACCTTGCCCTGGGGGGCCTGGCGCTGGAGGACGCCTCGAGGTGCATCGATGCGGGGACGGCTCACCGCCGCGCATTCTGTCGGCGTGTCGCGTTTTTGCAATCCGCCCCGCGTGCGCTCGCGTATCTGACGGGCCACTTGGATGAGGGCTGCACCCATGATGAATGCGGGGACGAAGTGGCTGGCATGGGCGCTGGGCGCCGTGCTGTTTCAGGGATGCGCGGGGAGCCGGGCGGTGGTTCCCTCAGAGACTCGGAGTGAGACGAACATGACGAAGCACGTGAAGGGCCCCTTTGACGTCAAGGTGAAGCCGATGGCCCCGGACGCGGAGCCGCTGGCGTACCCGGTGGGCCGGATGTCCATCGACAAGAAGTACCACGGGGAGCTGGAGGGGACGGGCTCGGGGCAGATGCTCGCGACGATGGATGAGAACGCGTCCGGGGGCTATGTCGCGCTGGAGCGCGTCACGGGCACGTTGCAGGGGCGCAAGGGCAGCTTCGTCATCCAGCACTCGGGGCTGATGGCGCGGGGTGTTCCCACGCTCGTCATCACCGTGGTGCCGGACTCGGGCACCGATGAACTCAAGGGGCTGACGGGCACGATGATGATTCACATCGACGCGCAGGGGAAGCACACCTACGAGTTCGACTACGCGCTCGCGGAGACGCCGTAAGGGCGACTTCGAGCCGGTCGCGGAGCGGAGGGGGGCTCGCGGGCCACCGCTTCATGGCCCGCCGCCAGGATTCGTGGCTTCGAGGCTCGTCTCGAACAGGCGGGTGGCTCTCGCGACCCAATCCGCGAGTTCCTCCCACCCTTCGGGCGGCTTCCACCACCACTCAAAGCGCATGTGCCGCGCGAAGTTCCTCAGCTCGACGCCATAGGAGACTCCGTCGGTCCCTATCCTGGGTTTTCCGAAGTGGAGGGCGGGCATGTGCAAGCCTTCCGCTTCCATGAGGAGCTGCTGCCAGGCCTCATGGGGGACGTCCGCATCGGTGACCAGGAGCCGGGGCGCGGCTGTAGCTTCCCCAGGTTCACGTGCCCAGACAACGCGCCGGACCCTGGGGAACGTGTCGTCCTGTCTCCGCCCGGCGTTCCAGAGCAGCCATACGCGTGGGTTGCCTCTCAAGGCGGGGTACGCCCAGATGCGAAGCCATTGAGACGAGACGCGGAGAGCGGGAGCCGCCGTTTCCGGATGCTCCAGCACCTGGTGCGCCTGCTGCTTTTGCGTTCGTACGTCGTCACCGGCTTCGCGTGTTGTCTCCATCTCAAGTCTCCATGCAGAGCATCGTGCCGCCTCTTTGTGGCACGGCCTCGCTCGCCAGCATGGCGAGGTGAGGCGCTTTCCGAGGGCCGTGTCTCCGCGCTACATGGGCGTCATGGATCGCGCGACCTGACGAGTGGACTTGAAGGCGCTGTTGGACGCGTTGGATTCCTGGGCCCGGGAGCGGGGGGCGATTGGTTCGAGAGGCCCCGCTCTCGCAGACGGAGGACGGCTTCCTTCTTCCACTTCGCCGAGAACCGACCGCGCTCCGCCGACCTGTCCTGCTGTTGCTTCTTCTTCACATCAACCTCACGAGGGGCGGCTATCCCGAGAGAGGTGTCTCAAGAAATCCTGCGGCGGAGGAGTCCATCCGAGTGAGGGGGCAATGAGTACAGCCGATCCACGAGCGATTCGCAGCCGTGAAGATCTTGCCCAGTTCGTGCGAAGCCTCGCCAAAGACCTCAAGCAGCAACCAGAGGCATGGGAGAACGCTGATCTCGGTTCATTCCTTGATGCGATGAGCGCCTGGATCGAGGACATGGACGGCTACTACGTCAACAGGGGTGAAGTCGTTCCGCCCCAACCCGAGTGGAGAACGTTGGCAGAGATCCTCACGGCAGCTCGGGTCTACGAGTAGCCCAGGCTCAACCTGAACCTTGCGCCCCACCCACGTTCTCCCAGGGGCTCAGGCCGCCGGATCGAGCCCTGCTGGAGTGGTGCCACCGTTACGACGAGCACTGGCTATGGGAGCGTCACAACTTCCTCTCACCGAGTCGGGCTCGGCAAGAGCTGATGCGGGCAGCCCGATTACTACCACCCTGGTGTCTCAACAATCCGGTGCGGTACAGACTGGGGCACTCCTCTCGGAGCTTGGTGACGAAGCCGTCCAGGAGGCTCTTCCCGCCCACCGCACCGCCGGATAAACGGGACGGTACATGGCGAGCGCGACCTGGCGAGAAGACCTGAAGGCACTGTTGGACGCGATGGACTCCTGGGCTCGGGCTCGGGGCTGGCGATTGGTTCGAGAGGCACCGCTCTCGCCGGCGGAGGTGGATGCGCTGCCTGGCCTGTTGTCCACCTACGAGTGGGAGCTGCCCACGCCGTTCGTCGAGGAAGCCTTCCCGGTCCCCGCCAGCTACCGCGAGTTCCTGCTGCTGCACCGCGAGGTGCGGCTGGAGCACCAGCCGGACGGGACGAACTGGGAGACCTATCGCCCGTTCCATGTCTGGGCGCCCACGCTCGACTCGCTCACGGCCTCGTGGGTTCCGGCGGGGACGGACGTGGGAGACGACCAGGGGGACATCACCACCACGGACCTCATCGCCTTCGCGGACGCGCATCTGGGCAGCGAGGCCGCTCGCTGGTGCTTCTACACGCGCACCCCACCGAAGAACGGTGAGCTGCCTGTCTTCATGGAAGACAACGACTTCGAGACGCTGACGGGTCACTACGTGGACTCGGGCGAGTGGCTGGACCCGAACAACCCTCCGACGCCCGCGTTCGCCAGCTTCGAGGCGTGGTTCACCCGCGTGTGTGAAGTCGTCCGCCGCGAGGACCTGGACCTGGAGGACGTGCGCGCCGTGGGGAACGCCATCCTCGCGAAGTGAGCCGTCCAGGCGCTACTCGCCGCGCAGGGCCACCTGTGGGTCGACCCGGGTGGCCCGATGCGCGGGAAGCCACGTCGCGAGCAGCGCGACTCCCGCTACCAGCACCGACAGGGAGCCGAAGACCACGGGGTCCGTCGCGCTGACACCGAACAGCAGGCTGGACAGCACACGCGTCATCCCCCAGGCCCCGAGCAGTCCCAGCACCACGCCCGCCAGCGCCAGCCGCATCCCCTGTCCCAGCACCATGCGCAACACGTCCCCGGGGCGCGCCCCCAGTGCCATGCGGATGCCAATCTCCCGCGTCCGCTGACGCGCCGAATAGGCCATGACGCCCGACAGGCCCACGCCCGCCAAGAGCAGCGACAGCAGCGCGAACACCGCCACCAACAGGGACACGAAGCGTGGACGCGCCGTGGCTGCATCCACGCGCTGCTCCATCGTCCGCAGCGCGCTCAACGGCAGGTCCTTGTCCAATGCCGCCACCGCCGCGCGCACCGAGCCCGCGAGCGCCAGCGGCTCCAACTCCGTGCGCGCCGCGAAGGACATGAAGAAGAGCGAGCGCTGGAGCGCCGGCACATACGCCTCTGGACGCACGTCCTTGTCCGGCCCGTCGTAGCGCGTGTCACCCACCACGCCCACCACCGTGAGCCAGGGCGTGCTGGAGTCGCCCAGCCGCAGGCGCTGGCCCACCGCCTCGCCCTCCGGGAAGAACCGCCGCGCGGCCGACTCGTTGAGCACCACCACGGGCTGTGTTGCCCGCGTGTCCAGGACCGTCACCTCGCGCCCCCGCCGCACCGGGATGCCCAGGGATTGGAA
Encoded here:
- a CDS encoding DUF7660 family protein; this translates as MSTADPRAIRSREDLAQFVRSLAKDLKQQPEAWENADLGSFLDAMSAWIEDMDGYYVNRGEVVPPQPEWRTLAEILTAARVYE
- a CDS encoding TolB family protein, which gives rise to MHSFTSKKSWSVGLVAAMSSLSMACAAQEPESAKVAEALGAQGVSSEALWGLTCPTGGSMFAPGEVSLPERSEYRLTFSADGNTAYYHVDAAEAPFQAIYETHKVNGHFTPGQMVSFSGTYLDTDPFLSPDGQSLFFSSTRPITGTEERPDSDLWVVHKLADGSWGAPQHLGPNINSDRMELYVSADRAGNLYYASGTFDSDFNIYRAERRGPGYAPAQKLPIAINSDDFWEYNSHISADGRVLIFASLNRPEGHGLGDLYASLNLGGGRWTKAINLGPKVNTEKDEFHPSLSVDGRRLYFVRQTWNPFVPSDFYELDTYCLLFQ
- a CDS encoding AraC family transcriptional regulator, which translates into the protein MSRPRIDAPRGVLQRQAPQGKVAHERFAPAPDLEPYIQHFWIVRWDLRGEPPLLAETLPHPCIHLVFEKGQARIAGVHSRRFRQWLRGHARVFGIKFRPAAFQPVLGKPLSTLTDRTVSLRSVFGPESDALKATLLTEPDLHRCVAQAQDFLRPRLPPMPPLIARLRDLVERLAQDASLTRMEQVAELAGMEPRNLQRRFRAAVGVSPKWVLQRYRLHEAAEQLARPDAPDMATLALQLGYFDQSHFIRDFKALVGCAPGEYAARAAASRTRPAK
- a CDS encoding SMI1/KNR4 family protein encodes the protein MASATWREDLKALLDAMDSWARARGWRLVREAPLSPAEVDALPGLLSTYEWELPTPFVEEAFPVPASYREFLLLHREVRLEHQPDGTNWETYRPFHVWAPTLDSLTASWVPAGTDVGDDQGDITTTDLIAFADAHLGSEAARWCFYTRTPPKNGELPVFMEDNDFETLTGHYVDSGEWLDPNNPPTPAFASFEAWFTRVCEVVRREDLDLEDVRAVGNAILAK
- a CDS encoding DUF3224 domain-containing protein, coding for MTKHVKGPFDVKVKPMAPDAEPLAYPVGRMSIDKKYHGELEGTGSGQMLATMDENASGGYVALERVTGTLQGRKGSFVIQHSGLMARGVPTLVITVVPDSGTDELKGLTGTMMIHIDAQGKHTYEFDYALAETP